One window of Streptomyces sp. SUK 48 genomic DNA carries:
- a CDS encoding serine protease — protein sequence MTRTGERAVKSRLRTPTWIARIEAADGEVLGAGVLLAPDRVLTAGHVVTPGTRYAVRLVGVPGQGAVTATVRPDEHVPEQEDAFGDRSGDLALLRLAEPLPAEHTTRLFRLASPHGPVSMYGFPAGDDGGRWHGATLVAARGRDSRVQLRPLTPGELAAPGFSGGGVVDHATDQVIGIVLSVDEGQVSAFSQMSPTETILGHLPQAAAWTDGAFAVDPRLRSRAPDGAGHLDVPFATELAGWFRGEGWPVLVTVVPARGDRAFTLERAVTLADRELRTRHTTGAFRHDPPETVPPAGAHDLALDVERLTAAQVMDRIAERLGIRDDPRPERLTTLRVPLAAVLVGVDRSAEPDALLALSDRLARHGARLLLVHRRQGDRAVLAAESLVHRPLRERWSRLGTELDRIVDELGPALDARRDRVTAGPGAEPLLDQAEAAVGRSLMLRAWLTHSSERDREPRRADLLFTFEDAAERRGLRLAQALGLLDARLRRWEELRGRVTAQWPLCRRRAERQGDRVLEAYRLYEAALGSLRETPCDIERAEAAAERFIGFCAGAAGTAGAAGSAGEERDAEPEEGLDSGVEAGRSGGGAPHDPAGPHADADADADADADADPEHARAPDRLPRLCRGATDPREERGS from the coding sequence ATGACGCGCACGGGGGAGCGAGCCGTCAAGTCCCGCTTACGCACGCCGACATGGATCGCCCGCATCGAGGCAGCGGACGGCGAGGTGCTCGGTGCCGGGGTGCTGCTCGCCCCCGACCGGGTACTCACCGCGGGCCATGTCGTCACCCCGGGCACGCGGTACGCCGTACGGCTGGTCGGCGTACCCGGACAGGGCGCGGTCACCGCCACCGTCCGCCCCGACGAACACGTACCGGAGCAGGAGGACGCGTTCGGCGACCGCAGCGGCGACCTCGCCCTGCTGCGGCTCGCCGAACCCCTGCCCGCCGAACACACCACCCGTCTCTTCCGGTTGGCCTCGCCGCACGGACCGGTGAGCATGTACGGCTTCCCGGCCGGCGACGACGGCGGCCGCTGGCACGGCGCCACCCTGGTCGCCGCGCGCGGCCGGGACAGCCGGGTGCAGCTGCGCCCGCTCACCCCCGGCGAACTGGCCGCCCCCGGCTTCAGCGGCGGCGGAGTGGTCGACCACGCCACCGACCAGGTGATCGGCATCGTGCTCAGCGTGGACGAGGGACAGGTCTCCGCCTTCAGCCAGATGAGCCCCACCGAGACCATCCTCGGCCATCTGCCGCAGGCCGCCGCCTGGACGGACGGCGCCTTCGCGGTCGACCCCCGGCTGCGCAGCCGGGCACCGGACGGCGCCGGGCACCTCGACGTGCCCTTCGCCACCGAACTCGCCGGATGGTTCCGGGGCGAGGGCTGGCCGGTGCTCGTCACCGTCGTACCGGCCCGCGGCGACCGCGCCTTCACCCTGGAGCGCGCCGTCACCCTCGCGGACCGCGAACTGCGCACCCGGCACACCACCGGCGCCTTCCGTCACGACCCGCCCGAGACGGTGCCCCCGGCCGGTGCGCACGATCTCGCCCTGGACGTCGAGCGGTTGACGGCCGCGCAGGTCATGGACCGCATCGCCGAACGCCTCGGCATCCGCGACGACCCCCGGCCGGAACGGCTCACCACCCTGCGCGTCCCGCTCGCCGCCGTACTGGTCGGCGTCGACCGGAGCGCCGAACCCGACGCCCTGCTCGCCCTGTCGGACCGGCTCGCCCGGCACGGGGCCCGGCTGCTGCTGGTCCACCGCCGCCAGGGCGACCGCGCCGTCCTGGCCGCCGAGTCCCTGGTGCACCGGCCGCTGCGCGAGCGCTGGTCCCGGCTCGGCACCGAACTCGACCGCATCGTCGACGAGTTGGGGCCCGCGCTCGACGCCCGCCGGGACCGGGTGACGGCCGGGCCGGGCGCCGAGCCGCTGCTGGACCAGGCCGAGGCCGCCGTCGGGCGCAGCCTGATGCTGCGCGCCTGGCTCACCCACAGCTCGGAGCGGGACCGCGAACCCCGGCGCGCCGACCTGCTGTTCACCTTCGAGGACGCCGCCGAACGCCGCGGCCTGCGCCTGGCACAGGCCCTCGGCCTGCTCGACGCCCGGCTGCGCCGCTGGGAGGAACTCCGCGGCCGGGTCACCGCCCAGTGGCCGCTGTGCCGCCGCCGCGCCGAGCGGCAGGGCGACCGGGTCCTGGAGGCGTACCGGCTCTACGAGGCCGCGCTCGGCTCGCTGCGCGAGACACCCTGCGACATCGAACGGGCGGAGGCGGCGGCGGAGCGGTTCATCGGGTTCTGCGCGGGAGCGGCTGGAACGGCGGGAGCGGCCGGGTCGGCCGGGGAAGAGCGTGACGCGGAGCCGGAAGAGGGCCTCGACTCCGGTGTAGAAGCGGGGCGTTCGGGCGGCGGGGCCCCGCACGACCCCGCCGGACCGCACGCCGATGCCGATGCCGATGCCGATGCCGATGCCGACGCCGATCCCGAGCACGCCCGCGCCCCCGACCGGCTCCCGCGTCTTTGCCGCGGCGCCACCGACCCCCGTGAGGAGCGCGGCTCATGA
- a CDS encoding VWA domain-containing protein produces MTVAEEIEVTLEVGQDKDLAAEPYARGAGVEREMHAILEIGVRGHGGAGLAQGRTPGGGPALAEVLIVDTSRSMLFPPAKLHAAKDATAAAVRLLPEGTAFAVLRGHFHAAVVHPGPDQPGLAVAGPGERAAAVRAVRILDADGGTAIGTWLDLARRLLKDHPAPVKHVLLLTDGRNEHDHRAAMTLETALDACEGRFVCDAWGIGDDWDAELLLRITRRLHGRAGAVREETELTRVYEELMTGLLGTAVPELRIRLTPTPGTVVRRVKQVVPGEQDLPPAGGTGRGTEYVTRAWGEEVRHFQVVLAADPTGRERGEDLQLAAVEVVVPDFGHPVLLPRPRPVLVRWTDSPLDASRRHPGVHRQDLYQQASAAVARAYRAWLRGADGRAVADRELARALRLAGDLGDPQLLDALRRIEATPGGGRIRAGLKDVDWQHLILSSALTTPPRRPAEGPPPAPDVSPAADALVECPDCGWLGPADSVYCGGECGRRLNGPPA; encoded by the coding sequence ATGACCGTGGCCGAGGAGATCGAGGTGACGCTGGAGGTCGGTCAGGACAAGGACCTGGCCGCCGAGCCGTATGCCCGAGGAGCGGGCGTGGAACGGGAGATGCACGCCATCCTGGAGATCGGCGTGCGCGGCCACGGCGGTGCGGGGCTCGCCCAGGGACGGACGCCGGGCGGCGGACCCGCGCTCGCCGAGGTGCTGATCGTGGACACCTCCCGCTCCATGCTCTTCCCGCCGGCCAAGCTGCACGCCGCCAAGGACGCCACCGCGGCCGCCGTACGGCTATTGCCCGAGGGCACCGCCTTCGCCGTGCTCCGCGGCCACTTCCACGCCGCCGTCGTCCACCCGGGCCCCGACCAGCCGGGGCTCGCCGTCGCGGGACCGGGCGAACGCGCCGCCGCCGTACGGGCCGTGCGCATCCTCGACGCCGACGGCGGCACCGCCATCGGGACCTGGCTCGACCTCGCCCGCCGGCTGCTGAAGGACCACCCCGCGCCGGTCAAGCACGTCCTGCTGCTCACCGACGGCCGCAACGAGCACGACCACCGGGCCGCCATGACCCTGGAGACCGCGCTGGACGCCTGCGAGGGCCGCTTCGTCTGCGACGCCTGGGGCATCGGCGACGACTGGGACGCCGAACTGCTGCTGCGCATCACCCGGCGGCTGCACGGCCGCGCCGGAGCCGTCCGCGAGGAGACCGAACTGACCCGTGTCTACGAGGAGTTGATGACCGGACTGCTCGGCACGGCGGTCCCCGAACTGCGCATCCGGCTCACCCCCACCCCCGGCACCGTCGTCCGCCGGGTCAAGCAGGTCGTCCCCGGCGAACAGGATCTCCCGCCCGCCGGGGGCACCGGGCGCGGCACCGAGTACGTCACCCGCGCCTGGGGCGAGGAGGTACGGCACTTCCAGGTGGTGCTGGCCGCCGACCCGACCGGCCGGGAGCGCGGCGAGGACCTCCAACTGGCCGCCGTCGAGGTCGTCGTACCCGACTTCGGGCATCCGGTACTGCTGCCCCGGCCCCGCCCCGTCCTGGTGCGCTGGACCGACAGCCCGCTCGACGCCTCCCGCCGCCACCCCGGGGTGCACCGGCAGGACCTGTACCAGCAGGCGAGCGCCGCCGTGGCCCGCGCCTACCGGGCCTGGCTGCGCGGCGCCGACGGGCGCGCCGTCGCGGACCGCGAACTCGCCCGCGCCCTGCGTCTGGCGGGCGACCTCGGCGACCCCCAACTCCTCGACGCGCTGCGGCGGATCGAGGCCACCCCGGGCGGCGGCCGGATTCGCGCCGGCCTCAAGGACGTCGACTGGCAGCACCTGATCCTCTCCAGCGCCCTGACCACCCCGCCGCGCCGTCCGGCCGAGGGACCACCGCCCGCCCCCGACGTCTCCCCGGCCGCCGACGCCCTCGTGGAGTGCCCGGACTGCGGCTGGCTCGGCCCGGCCGACTCGGTCTACTGCGGCGGCGAGTGCGGCCGCCGCCTGAACGGGCCCCCGGCGTGA
- a CDS encoding tetratricopeptide repeat protein, with amino-acid sequence MTTSCLRPGCAGHVMGTGYCDTCGHRHTEPRGEPRGAPAAPPPAVVEESPGPPAVHAVAGFGELDQHGLVVLPEVPEPGDVLLVEDPRPPTEGRRCGTDGCGMVIGVGYGGQPARATGRCPRCGAPYSFLPQLARGDLVAGHYRVLGCLARGGLGWIHLAEDTRAEGHRVVLKSQIDAGGALARRTAVEERRSLTDLHHPDIVRIITYADHRPPGGSSTGYLVMDYIGGRSLQQLFDADADDTARVFHGRPRLDHVLSYGCKILGALDYMHERGLLYCDMKPANVIHFGRAVKVIDLGAVRAIGDRASAYVYTAAFAPPKTEIDRRGWHVDSDLYTVGMTLQALARDTEPARGLAHDSFRRLVERATHPEPRARFRSAAEMSRQLWEVLREFRSLQFGEQLPESSTRFRATGASLDAGLGAIPALDHWTARPGERPAELDVTPPSPAEVAGALPEPVPDPADGAALVLDTFSPDAPDQVARQWPRDSRLGTPETALWLCRAYLRGGDREAAADWLTEAETQLGERAAAHDWRIAWHRGVLHLGTGETELAGARFEAVYRALPGEYVPKLALGHCAEHGARTARAMRFYEAVWRRDSAHTAAAFGLARGHLAGGDRDAAVRVLDDVPATSRHHDAARIAAVRIRAGVIGGLPPTPADLADAARRLPKLRLDGGAEDGESRARLVAEVRENTLGGAAAAWPSGSLLGPGDERGLRTLLEHSFRQLAAQARTAPEHGRLLDLAHSVRPPTTF; translated from the coding sequence ATGACCACCTCCTGTCTCCGCCCCGGATGCGCGGGCCACGTCATGGGGACCGGCTACTGCGACACCTGCGGGCACCGGCACACCGAGCCGCGCGGCGAACCCCGCGGCGCCCCGGCCGCGCCGCCGCCCGCCGTGGTCGAGGAGAGCCCGGGACCGCCGGCCGTGCACGCCGTGGCCGGGTTCGGCGAACTGGACCAGCACGGACTGGTCGTGCTGCCCGAGGTGCCCGAACCCGGCGATGTCCTGCTGGTCGAGGACCCGCGCCCGCCCACCGAGGGGCGCCGCTGCGGCACGGACGGCTGCGGCATGGTCATCGGGGTGGGGTACGGCGGTCAGCCCGCCCGCGCCACCGGCCGCTGCCCCCGCTGCGGCGCGCCGTACTCCTTCCTGCCCCAGCTGGCCCGGGGCGACCTGGTCGCCGGGCACTACCGGGTCCTCGGCTGCCTCGCGCGCGGCGGCCTCGGCTGGATCCATCTCGCCGAGGACACCCGCGCCGAGGGCCACCGCGTCGTCCTCAAGAGCCAGATCGACGCGGGCGGCGCGCTCGCCCGCCGTACCGCCGTCGAGGAGCGCCGCTCCCTCACCGACCTGCACCACCCGGACATCGTGCGGATCATCACGTACGCCGATCACCGTCCCCCGGGCGGGAGTTCCACCGGCTACCTGGTCATGGACTACATCGGCGGCCGCTCCCTGCAACAGCTCTTCGACGCCGATGCCGACGACACCGCGCGCGTCTTCCACGGCCGCCCCCGCCTCGACCACGTCCTCAGCTACGGCTGCAAGATCCTCGGCGCGCTGGACTACATGCACGAACGGGGCCTGCTCTACTGCGACATGAAGCCCGCCAACGTCATCCACTTCGGCCGGGCCGTGAAGGTCATCGACCTCGGCGCGGTCCGCGCGATCGGCGACCGCGCGTCCGCGTACGTCTACACGGCGGCGTTCGCGCCGCCCAAGACGGAGATCGACCGGCGCGGCTGGCACGTCGACAGCGACCTCTACACCGTCGGCATGACCCTCCAGGCCCTGGCCCGCGACACCGAACCGGCCCGCGGGCTCGCCCACGACTCCTTCCGCCGGCTCGTCGAACGCGCCACGCACCCCGAACCCCGGGCCCGGTTCCGGTCGGCCGCCGAGATGTCCCGCCAACTCTGGGAGGTGCTGCGCGAGTTCCGCTCGCTCCAGTTCGGCGAGCAACTGCCCGAGAGCTCCACCCGGTTCCGCGCCACCGGCGCCAGCCTGGACGCCGGGCTCGGCGCGATCCCCGCCCTGGACCACTGGACCGCCCGCCCCGGCGAGCGCCCGGCCGAGCTGGACGTGACCCCGCCCTCGCCCGCCGAGGTCGCCGGCGCCCTGCCGGAACCGGTCCCCGACCCCGCCGACGGCGCCGCCCTGGTCCTGGACACCTTCTCGCCCGACGCCCCCGACCAGGTGGCCCGCCAGTGGCCCCGCGACTCCCGCCTCGGTACCCCGGAGACCGCGCTGTGGCTGTGCCGCGCCTACCTCAGGGGCGGCGACCGGGAGGCGGCGGCCGACTGGCTCACCGAGGCCGAGACCCAGCTCGGCGAGCGCGCCGCCGCCCACGACTGGCGGATCGCCTGGCACCGGGGCGTCCTGCACCTCGGCACGGGCGAGACCGAACTGGCCGGCGCCCGGTTCGAGGCCGTGTACCGGGCGCTGCCCGGCGAGTACGTGCCCAAGCTCGCCCTCGGCCACTGCGCCGAGCACGGCGCCCGCACCGCACGCGCCATGCGCTTCTACGAGGCCGTGTGGCGGCGGGACAGCGCGCACACCGCCGCCGCCTTCGGCCTCGCGCGCGGCCATCTGGCGGGCGGCGACCGGGACGCCGCCGTCCGCGTCCTGGACGACGTACCGGCCACCTCACGCCACCACGACGCCGCCCGGATCGCCGCCGTCCGCATCCGCGCCGGCGTCATCGGCGGACTGCCGCCCACCCCAGCCGACCTGGCCGACGCGGCCCGGCGGCTGCCCAAACTGCGCCTGGACGGCGGCGCCGAGGACGGCGAGTCCCGCGCCCGGCTGGTCGCCGAGGTCCGCGAGAACACCCTGGGCGGCGCTGCTGCGGCCTGGCCGTCCGGGAGCCTGCTCGGACCCGGTGACGAGCGCGGACTGCGCACCCTCCTCGAACACTCCTTCCGCCAGCTGGCCGCGCAGGCCCGCACCGCACCGGAACACGGCCGGCTGCTCGATCTCGCCCATTCAGTACGGCCGCCGACCACCTTCTGA
- a CDS encoding polysaccharide deacetylase family protein encodes MRERHRGFRPAALVSAAVGMALVLSGCAQVDTTSPSTARKEAAQGAPASLGGVDCRKAKCIALTFDAGPSENSPKLLDILKEKKVHATFFLLGKRHIEKYPQLVKRMSDEGHEVASHTWDHKILTDISDDQVRDELRRPNDAIKRITGRKPTLMRPPQGRTDANIHKICKELGLAEVLWSVTAKDYATTDSALITKRVLDQADRDGIILLHDLYAGTVPAVPGIIDALKKRGYTFVTVPQLLAPGRAEPGKVYRP; translated from the coding sequence ATGCGCGAACGGCACCGCGGGTTCCGTCCGGCCGCGCTCGTCTCGGCGGCCGTCGGCATGGCGCTCGTTCTGAGCGGCTGCGCGCAGGTCGACACCACCTCGCCGAGCACCGCGCGCAAGGAGGCGGCGCAGGGGGCGCCGGCGAGTCTCGGCGGCGTGGACTGCCGCAAGGCCAAGTGCATCGCACTGACCTTCGACGCGGGGCCCAGCGAGAACTCCCCCAAGCTGCTGGACATCCTGAAGGAGAAGAAGGTCCACGCGACGTTCTTCCTGCTCGGCAAGCGGCACATCGAGAAGTACCCGCAGCTGGTCAAGCGGATGTCGGACGAGGGTCACGAGGTGGCGAGCCACACCTGGGACCACAAGATCCTCACGGACATATCCGACGACCAGGTGCGCGACGAGCTGCGGCGGCCGAACGACGCGATCAAGCGGATCACCGGGCGCAAGCCCACGCTGATGCGCCCGCCGCAGGGCCGTACGGACGCCAACATCCACAAGATCTGCAAGGAGCTGGGGCTGGCGGAGGTCCTGTGGAGCGTGACCGCCAAGGACTACGCGACCACCGACTCGGCGCTCATCACCAAGCGCGTCCTCGACCAGGCCGACCGGGACGGGATCATCCTGCTGCACGACCTCTACGCCGGCACCGTGCCCGCCGTGCCGGGCATCATCGACGCCCTCAAGAAGCGCGGGTACACCTTCGTGACGGTCCCCCAGCTCCTCGCTCCCGGCAGGGCCGAGCCGGGCAAGGTCTACCGGCCCTGA